A genomic window from Vitis riparia cultivar Riparia Gloire de Montpellier isolate 1030 chromosome 18, EGFV_Vit.rip_1.0, whole genome shotgun sequence includes:
- the LOC117906515 gene encoding E3 ubiquitin-protein ligase RNF170-like: MEEGPPANDVCSVCHGGFNIPFQANCSHWFCGNCILLVWQHGSALQPCKCPLCRRQITLLVPAGASQRQCNDPEVSAIVGRVERYNRLFGRCDSSLFQRMRDLPFLLRRLLRELMDPQRSLPLLIRARVYFAMLTSIIYIVSPVDIIPEGVVGILGLLDDFIIAFICFLHIAAIYRSVLVHRHGGP; this comes from the exons ATGGAGGAGGGCCCACCAGCGAATGACGTCTGCAGTGTATGCCATGGAGGCTTCAACATCCCCTTTCAAGCCAATTGCTCTCATTGGTTCTGCG GGAATTGTATTCTACTTGTTTGGCAGCATGGATCAGCACTTCAGCCATGCAAATGCCCTCTATGCCGTCGTCAGATTACTTTGCTGGTTCCTGCTGGGGCTTCACAACGGCAGTGTAATGATCCTGAAGTTTCTGCGATAGTAGGAAGGGTAGAACGATATAACCGTTTATTTGGTAGATGTGACAGTAGTCTCTTTCAG AGAATGCGAGATCTTCCTTTTCTCCTTCGGAGGTTGTTGCGAGAATTGATGGATCCTCAAAGATCTCTTCCTCTTCTCATCAGGGCACGAGTTTATTTTGCA ATGTTAACAAGTATTATCTACATAGTCAGCCCTGTAGACATTATTCCAGAAG GGGTTGTGGGAATCCTAGGTCTTTTGGATGATTTCATTATAGCATTCATCTGTTTCCTCCATATTGCTGCCATTTATCGGTCAGTACTTGTTCATCGTCATGGAGGTCCTTAA
- the LOC117906513 gene encoding uncharacterized protein LOC117906513 isoform X1 — translation MATGVEWKESEKVAGIALEFPANDNATSSPSSPPKLPRRLRRRLLESKSPSTVEEIEAKLKEADLRRQQFYEGLSNKARPKMRSHSWSPLQEADLGQRLEAKLKAAEQKRLSILANAQMRLAKLDELRQAAKTGLEMRFVKERDELGMKVESRVQQAETNRMLLLKAYRQRRAAKEERAAQSLMRRMIQDSKYKECVRAAIHQKRAAAERKRLGLLEAEKTRAHARVLRVRKVAKFIYSQREIERRRMKDQLEDRLQRAKRQREEYLRQKGSLHSSVCANSKVINKQGELLARKLARCWRRFVRLRRTTFSLTKSYNDLEISLESVRSMPFEKLALQMESANTIQTVKALLDRFESRLMISHAATPTRSLSNLENIDNLLMRVTSPKRRGNTNNRGVNRVGSIREGAQRQVKLSRYLVRVVLCAYMILGHPDAVFSEKGEHEIALAESAATFVQEFELLIKIILDGPTHTTQGGTNSSVPNQLTFRSQLEAFDRSWCSYLYSFVAWKVKDAKLLEEDLVKAASQLEVSMMQNCKLTPEGDNGSLSHDMKAIQKQVTEDQKLLRTKVQNLSGNAGLEQMEFALSDAWSRFFEAKETGSSLVSSVAHISSPILPGSSNNASILGEMGSISESMERSDHIVYPLFKKDDSSPGNEVVSSTPLRSDVDGYGAMSVTENELLVNEIVHEHGHGFADSFDVSDNDQSGIKEKVRETMEKAFWDGIVDSLKQDEPDYSWVLKLMKEVKDELCEMSPQSWRQEIVETIDIDILPQVLRAEILDIDFLGKILEFALVTLQKLSAPANDDKMKAAHYKLLKRLRDASQAGDKSNASFALLMVEGLRFVLEQIQTLRQEISRARIRMMEPLIKGPAGLEYLKKAFANRYGPPTDAHTSLPLTMQWLSSVHSSAEQEWDEYKDSVSSLTVNNERLYQGLPPTTLRTGGSIPMASRLGSPSSKGDEQPECKGERVDLLVRVGLLKLANEIGGLMLETLPETLKLNLSRLRGVQSQFQKIIVIATSMLVLRQTLLSENMVTTPADMENIVSSCIKQLSKLLDTVEDVGISEIVGTISSFSEGNNDTLNPEKLQARKEVMANMLGKSLQAGDAIFTRVSHTVYLAARGIVLGGNGLKGRQLAEAALRRIGASLLTENVVEAAEVLIVVATVSSSVHGAWYEELVKNL, via the exons GTTGAGCATTCTAGCTAATGCTCAAATGCGGTTGGCAAAGTTGGATGAGTTGCGACAAGCAGCTAAAACTGGACTAGAAATGCGTTTTGTGAAGGAACGTGATGAGCTTGGTATGAAGGTTGAATCAAGAGTACAGCAAGCGGAGACAAACAGGATGCTTCTCCTCAAAGCTTATAGGCAACGTAGGGCTGCAAAGGAAGAGCGCGCTGCTCAGTCATTGATGAGGAGGATGATTCAGGACAGCAAGTATAAGGAGTGTGTGCGTGCTGCAATTCACCAAAAACGTGCTGCTGCTGAGAGGAAAAGGTTGGGATTGTTGGAAGCAGAGAAGACAAGGGCACATGCAAGGGTATTGCGAGTGCGGAAGGTAGCCAAGTTTATTTATAGTCAGCGTGAAAttgaaagaagaagaatgaaggaTCAACTAGAAGATCGGCTCCAAAGG GCTAAAAGACAAAGAGAAGAATACTTGAGGCAGAAAGGGAGTTTGCATAGTTCTGTTTGTGCCAATTCAAAAGTGATAAATAAGCAAGGGGAGCTCCTTGCAAGAAAGTTAGCAAG GTGCTGGAGACGATTTGTGAGATTGAGGAGAACAACTTTTTCATTGACAAAATCTTACAATGACTTAGAAATCTCTCTAGAGTCTGTTAGGTCGATGCCATTTGAGAAGCTTGCCCTCCAGATGGAGTCAGCCAACACTATCCAAACTGTGAAAGCTTTACTTGACCGTTTTGAGAGTCGCCTCATGATCTCACATGCAGCTACCCCTACCAGGAGTCTatctaatttagaaaacattgaTAACCTTCTTATGCGTGTCACTTCTCCAAAGCGAAGGGGCAATACCAATAACAGAGGGGTAAACAGAGTGGGTTCCATCAGAGAAGGAGCTCAAAGACAAGTTAAATTATCAAGGTACCTAGTGAGGGTTGTGCTCTGTGCTTACATGATATTGGGACACCCAGATGCAGTTTTCAGTGAAAAGGGAGAGCATGAAATTGCTCTGGCCGAGTCAGCAGCAACATTTGTCCAAGAGTTTGAGTTGCTGATCAAGATTATATTAGATGGCCCTACTCACACTACTCAAGGGGGAACAAACTCCTCAGTTCCTAATCAACTGACCTTCAGATCCCAGCTGGAAGCTTTTGATAGATCATGGTGCTCTTACCTCTATTCCTTTGTGGCATGGAAGGTTAAGGATGCAAAGCTGTTAGAGGAGGATTTGGTGAAAGCTGCTAGCCAACTGGAGGTTTCCATGATGCAAAATTGCAAGCTGACTCCAGAAGGGGATAATGGCAGTCTTTCTCATGATATGAAGGCCATACAAAAGCAG GTGACAGAGGATCAGAAACTTTTAAGGACTAAAGTCCAGAATCTGAGTGGTAATGCTGGGCTTGAACAGATGGAATTTGCTCTCTCTGATGCATGGTCTAGATTCTTTGAAGCCAAGGAGACTGGAAGTTCATTAGTATCATCAGTTGCTCATATTTCTTCTCCAATTCTGCCTGGTTCATCAAATAACGCTTCAATTTTGGGTGAAATGGGGAGTATTTCTGAAAGCATGGAGAGGTCAGACCATATTGTGTATCCCTTGTTTAAGAAAGATGATTCTTCCCCAGGAAATGAAGTGGTTTCATCCACTCCTTTGAGAAGTGATGTGGACGGCTATGGTGCAATGTCAGTCACTGAGAATGAACTACTTGTAAATGAGATTGTTCATGAGCATGGCCATGGTTTTGCAGATAGCTTTGATGTTAGTGACAATGATCAGAGCGGTATAAAG GAAAAAGTTAGGGAAACAATGGAAAAGGCGTTCTGGGATGGGATCGTGGACTCCTTGAAACAGGATGAGCCTGACTACAGTTGGGTTCTTAAACTCATGAAGGAAGTCAAGGATGAACTATGCGAGATGTCTCCTCAAAGTTGGAGACAGGAGATTGTGGAGACCATTGATATTGATATTCTCCCACAG GTGCTGAGAGCAGAAATATTAGACATTGATTTCCTTGGAAAGATCCTAGAGTTTGCCTTGGTCACTTTGCAGAAACTTTCTGCTCCTGCTAATGATGACAAGATGAAGGCTGCTCACTATAAGTTATTAAAAAGACTCAGAGATGCTTCACAGGCTGGAGATAAATCAAATGCTTCATTTGCCCTCTTGATGGTTGAGGGTTTGCGGTTTGTTCTAGAGCAGATTCAG ACTCTTAGGCAAGAAATTAGCAGAGCACGCATAAGAATGATGGAACCACTCATAAAGGGCCCTGCTGGTTTGGAATACCTGAAGAAAGCTTTTGCCAACCGGTATGGACCACCCACTGATGCCCATACTTCTCTACCATTGACCATGCAATGGCTTTCATCAGTGCATTCAAGTGCAGAGCAGGAGTGGGATGAATACAAGGATTCTGTATCATCTTTGACAGTGAACAATGAAAGATTATATCAGGGCCTTCCACCCACCACTCTCCGAACTGGTGGCAGTATTCCAATGGCATCCAGATTAGGCTCTCCAAGTTCTAAAG GTGATGAACAACCGGAATGCAAGGGAGAAAGGGTTGATTTGTTAGTGCGGGTGGGTCTGTTAAAGCTGGCGAATGAGATTGGGGGCCTGATGCTGGAAACTCTGCCTGAAACTCTTAAGCTTAACCTCTCCAGGCTAAGGGGTGTCCAGTCTCAATTTCAGAAGATCATTGTGATTGCTACCAG CATGTTGGTTCTCCGGCAAACTCTTCTGAGCGAGAACATGGTGACTACTCCGGCAGACATGGAGAACATAGTATCCAGCTGCATTAAGCAGCTCTCCAAGCTATTGGACACTGTTGAAGATGTGGGCATATCCGAAATTGTTGGAACGATCAGTAGCTTCTCAGAAGGTAACAACGATACCCTGAACCCTGAGAAGCTCCAAGCCAGAAAGGAGGTGATGGCAAACATGCTGGGAAAGAGCTTACAAGCTGGAGACGCCATATTCACCCGGGTATCCCACACTGTCTACTTGGCCGCAAGAGGGATTGTGCTGGGTGGGAACGGACTCAAGGGTAGGCAATTGGCAGAAGCAGCACTCCGACGCATAGGAGCTTCTCTTCTCACAGAAAATGTGGTGGAGGCTGCAGAAGTGTTGATCGTGGTGGCCACTGTTTCAAGCAGTGTTCATGGAGCATGGTATGAAGAATTGGTTAAGAATCTGTGA
- the LOC117906513 gene encoding uncharacterized protein LOC117906513 isoform X2, translating to MATGVEWKESEKVAGIALEFPANDNATSSPSSPPKLPRRLRRRLLESKSPSTVEEIEAKLKEADLRRQQFYEGLSNKARPKMRSHSWSPLQEADLGQRLEAKLKAAEQKRLSILANAQMRLAKLDELRQAAKTGLEMRFVKERDELGMKVESRVQQAETNRMLLLKAYRQRRAAKEERAAQSLMRRMIQDSKYKECVRAAIHQKRAAAERKRLGLLEAEKTRAHARVLRVRKVAKFIYSQREIERRRMKDQLEDRLQRAKRQREEYLRQKGSLHSSVCANSKVINKQGELLARKLARCWRRFVRLRRTTFSLTKSYNDLEISLESVRSMPFEKLALQMESANTIQTVKALLDRFESRLMISHAATPTRSLSNLENIDNLLMRVTSPKRRGNTNNRGVNRVGSIREGAQRQVKLSRYLVRVVLCAYMILGHPDAVFSEKGEHEIALAESAATFVQEFELLIKIILDGPTHTTQGGTNSSVPNQLTFRSQLEAFDRSWCSYLYSFVAWKVKDAKLLEEDLVKAASQLEVSMMQNCKLTPEGDNGSLSHDMKAIQKQMEFALSDAWSRFFEAKETGSSLVSSVAHISSPILPGSSNNASILGEMGSISESMERSDHIVYPLFKKDDSSPGNEVVSSTPLRSDVDGYGAMSVTENELLVNEIVHEHGHGFADSFDVSDNDQSGIKEKVRETMEKAFWDGIVDSLKQDEPDYSWVLKLMKEVKDELCEMSPQSWRQEIVETIDIDILPQVLRAEILDIDFLGKILEFALVTLQKLSAPANDDKMKAAHYKLLKRLRDASQAGDKSNASFALLMVEGLRFVLEQIQTLRQEISRARIRMMEPLIKGPAGLEYLKKAFANRYGPPTDAHTSLPLTMQWLSSVHSSAEQEWDEYKDSVSSLTVNNERLYQGLPPTTLRTGGSIPMASRLGSPSSKGDEQPECKGERVDLLVRVGLLKLANEIGGLMLETLPETLKLNLSRLRGVQSQFQKIIVIATSMLVLRQTLLSENMVTTPADMENIVSSCIKQLSKLLDTVEDVGISEIVGTISSFSEGNNDTLNPEKLQARKEVMANMLGKSLQAGDAIFTRVSHTVYLAARGIVLGGNGLKGRQLAEAALRRIGASLLTENVVEAAEVLIVVATVSSSVHGAWYEELVKNL from the exons GTTGAGCATTCTAGCTAATGCTCAAATGCGGTTGGCAAAGTTGGATGAGTTGCGACAAGCAGCTAAAACTGGACTAGAAATGCGTTTTGTGAAGGAACGTGATGAGCTTGGTATGAAGGTTGAATCAAGAGTACAGCAAGCGGAGACAAACAGGATGCTTCTCCTCAAAGCTTATAGGCAACGTAGGGCTGCAAAGGAAGAGCGCGCTGCTCAGTCATTGATGAGGAGGATGATTCAGGACAGCAAGTATAAGGAGTGTGTGCGTGCTGCAATTCACCAAAAACGTGCTGCTGCTGAGAGGAAAAGGTTGGGATTGTTGGAAGCAGAGAAGACAAGGGCACATGCAAGGGTATTGCGAGTGCGGAAGGTAGCCAAGTTTATTTATAGTCAGCGTGAAAttgaaagaagaagaatgaaggaTCAACTAGAAGATCGGCTCCAAAGG GCTAAAAGACAAAGAGAAGAATACTTGAGGCAGAAAGGGAGTTTGCATAGTTCTGTTTGTGCCAATTCAAAAGTGATAAATAAGCAAGGGGAGCTCCTTGCAAGAAAGTTAGCAAG GTGCTGGAGACGATTTGTGAGATTGAGGAGAACAACTTTTTCATTGACAAAATCTTACAATGACTTAGAAATCTCTCTAGAGTCTGTTAGGTCGATGCCATTTGAGAAGCTTGCCCTCCAGATGGAGTCAGCCAACACTATCCAAACTGTGAAAGCTTTACTTGACCGTTTTGAGAGTCGCCTCATGATCTCACATGCAGCTACCCCTACCAGGAGTCTatctaatttagaaaacattgaTAACCTTCTTATGCGTGTCACTTCTCCAAAGCGAAGGGGCAATACCAATAACAGAGGGGTAAACAGAGTGGGTTCCATCAGAGAAGGAGCTCAAAGACAAGTTAAATTATCAAGGTACCTAGTGAGGGTTGTGCTCTGTGCTTACATGATATTGGGACACCCAGATGCAGTTTTCAGTGAAAAGGGAGAGCATGAAATTGCTCTGGCCGAGTCAGCAGCAACATTTGTCCAAGAGTTTGAGTTGCTGATCAAGATTATATTAGATGGCCCTACTCACACTACTCAAGGGGGAACAAACTCCTCAGTTCCTAATCAACTGACCTTCAGATCCCAGCTGGAAGCTTTTGATAGATCATGGTGCTCTTACCTCTATTCCTTTGTGGCATGGAAGGTTAAGGATGCAAAGCTGTTAGAGGAGGATTTGGTGAAAGCTGCTAGCCAACTGGAGGTTTCCATGATGCAAAATTGCAAGCTGACTCCAGAAGGGGATAATGGCAGTCTTTCTCATGATATGAAGGCCATACAAAAGCAG ATGGAATTTGCTCTCTCTGATGCATGGTCTAGATTCTTTGAAGCCAAGGAGACTGGAAGTTCATTAGTATCATCAGTTGCTCATATTTCTTCTCCAATTCTGCCTGGTTCATCAAATAACGCTTCAATTTTGGGTGAAATGGGGAGTATTTCTGAAAGCATGGAGAGGTCAGACCATATTGTGTATCCCTTGTTTAAGAAAGATGATTCTTCCCCAGGAAATGAAGTGGTTTCATCCACTCCTTTGAGAAGTGATGTGGACGGCTATGGTGCAATGTCAGTCACTGAGAATGAACTACTTGTAAATGAGATTGTTCATGAGCATGGCCATGGTTTTGCAGATAGCTTTGATGTTAGTGACAATGATCAGAGCGGTATAAAG GAAAAAGTTAGGGAAACAATGGAAAAGGCGTTCTGGGATGGGATCGTGGACTCCTTGAAACAGGATGAGCCTGACTACAGTTGGGTTCTTAAACTCATGAAGGAAGTCAAGGATGAACTATGCGAGATGTCTCCTCAAAGTTGGAGACAGGAGATTGTGGAGACCATTGATATTGATATTCTCCCACAG GTGCTGAGAGCAGAAATATTAGACATTGATTTCCTTGGAAAGATCCTAGAGTTTGCCTTGGTCACTTTGCAGAAACTTTCTGCTCCTGCTAATGATGACAAGATGAAGGCTGCTCACTATAAGTTATTAAAAAGACTCAGAGATGCTTCACAGGCTGGAGATAAATCAAATGCTTCATTTGCCCTCTTGATGGTTGAGGGTTTGCGGTTTGTTCTAGAGCAGATTCAG ACTCTTAGGCAAGAAATTAGCAGAGCACGCATAAGAATGATGGAACCACTCATAAAGGGCCCTGCTGGTTTGGAATACCTGAAGAAAGCTTTTGCCAACCGGTATGGACCACCCACTGATGCCCATACTTCTCTACCATTGACCATGCAATGGCTTTCATCAGTGCATTCAAGTGCAGAGCAGGAGTGGGATGAATACAAGGATTCTGTATCATCTTTGACAGTGAACAATGAAAGATTATATCAGGGCCTTCCACCCACCACTCTCCGAACTGGTGGCAGTATTCCAATGGCATCCAGATTAGGCTCTCCAAGTTCTAAAG GTGATGAACAACCGGAATGCAAGGGAGAAAGGGTTGATTTGTTAGTGCGGGTGGGTCTGTTAAAGCTGGCGAATGAGATTGGGGGCCTGATGCTGGAAACTCTGCCTGAAACTCTTAAGCTTAACCTCTCCAGGCTAAGGGGTGTCCAGTCTCAATTTCAGAAGATCATTGTGATTGCTACCAG CATGTTGGTTCTCCGGCAAACTCTTCTGAGCGAGAACATGGTGACTACTCCGGCAGACATGGAGAACATAGTATCCAGCTGCATTAAGCAGCTCTCCAAGCTATTGGACACTGTTGAAGATGTGGGCATATCCGAAATTGTTGGAACGATCAGTAGCTTCTCAGAAGGTAACAACGATACCCTGAACCCTGAGAAGCTCCAAGCCAGAAAGGAGGTGATGGCAAACATGCTGGGAAAGAGCTTACAAGCTGGAGACGCCATATTCACCCGGGTATCCCACACTGTCTACTTGGCCGCAAGAGGGATTGTGCTGGGTGGGAACGGACTCAAGGGTAGGCAATTGGCAGAAGCAGCACTCCGACGCATAGGAGCTTCTCTTCTCACAGAAAATGTGGTGGAGGCTGCAGAAGTGTTGATCGTGGTGGCCACTGTTTCAAGCAGTGTTCATGGAGCATGGTATGAAGAATTGGTTAAGAATCTGTGA